A region of Zeugodacus cucurbitae isolate PBARC_wt_2022May chromosome 5, idZeuCucr1.2, whole genome shotgun sequence DNA encodes the following proteins:
- the LOC105215436 gene encoding uncharacterized protein LOC105215436 isoform X1 encodes MSNTCYLRHTFKQYMKSLTLQFIALLPLLSLLLLLLLTQHGPHMVDAAAEGERTTSAHNSKRSTSTTTQQPPSLRAPRLMRTLRPTTVMTHPTARTKTTIVQTGTPAASRQQTAARRAAPNFSAATAVTAPPSAHRPTRGAAESAPSNVRQNRSFLSSAATQSIHNNGNAEAVAPLGRSADVGKTNKQIIDNRQIKRAPYKSNNNAGQQQQQQQVSNTDNHQNANVDNVARTSAVASATKVPPTASLSPSVTSTPKTASAGGASITSSIDAKASVAMTNHHNRPPLQQQQRQSKQIANFAARTNVQRGETPTLQTDNNLAGTANSTRLPQTPKSPRMIHRLVAGHIQNAEGRSTYQVSAISANSTISNSTTNKPAYQYVRTKGGQLAMSSSYRLTKVSTTSATPTNTATTTTATPTHTKTDRQDSTLNDEDNTDDEALLEDDGDFDNWDNGILRLSAGSGKENTVNSKKSKDEAKKTLSDQVRDGKYGLIEKELFRRPPKRPGVISYLPNKETPLDNERTFGGLNEEDIWLAEDHLLVIKGGNLNEGEPDEPWPPIDDYDAPGRQIKIPPNPKVPPPFPVQLEENGPLQFIGNNKFTVVYPIANESIPVYPAGAEANYPSSESDSDNEKNLLTRPGTAQDVAQGEPGYNYPEPSPPWLYHNQTFVNPFLNNARPITFPNLGPFPLAHNGSLDNSNGTDYFDEDDPSLYYPPAYTFVYKSNYSNPVPPGPLVPGIVLPPPANQFSRLEKPEKVHTPSRQRGYGTPSTSTSTSTTTTSTSTTSTTTTSTTTEAPYRQKVITKIHQYSPKTIIITPEPPRVVQHVQPSKPSPPPAPTPTASPPEIIQAIPVPVAVHIPIFPSHKYPQSRPNAIAYEATTPRNNQETLLKSNPIYYEYFEAKRQPNGVTTNVIDDFLSTTEKPVLAKPIKLYATSKRPFKSQPQNQRNFLPPQLQPQRQYLPQDVVYITPKPEAVRYKRPPQVPIEPTVYKPRPLENFEEEVNAIRETLRYYQNQQLRDNNIPRTPKAKPIYEYNFDATKNLEPAQPTAGAEDFQPPAEYDEAPFKPMVTYSPPVDDENSFHAINIEKANAQQQQQQEQYVEQQQQEQYSQQQQQPRYQSTTTLVPIQPDTPYQQIPQGRVKKLRLGAKYLQQTPLLPEYRSAEPELRSYPGNQRTHVTTQAPWVSLSQQQELNEYAQPPQYQRIERPPPAFSPKQRGFNGYYYGGPTLHARQNNRFYEEPFQQRRVINYRQPPPPPQPNYPQQQQQQTLWSLENDTYVNYAPNRPPLNPDAEYINPYQPAPFPAQLQRYTAQQQQQQHGPALSHQSQYYAPPQLQQQQQQQQQQLPPPRQYQQPQIPLHRDILVNYRQPLPPINPDSEYISHPQVVRPQAYSPPPIYRSNAGFQRLPPQLTATGEQDGLYYIAPKYRRSNNSNGNGRSNHENSNNNNNSNNENKNNNEADSSGSSNSQGSQSRGDDAGKTNAQNTNAKTSTPTRSNNGNINH; translated from the exons ATGAAGTCGTTGACCTTGCAGTTCATCGCGTTACTTCCGCtgctgtcgctgttgttgttgttgctactaacACAACACGGCCCACATATGGTTGATGCAGCGGCGGAAGGGGAGCGCACAACTTCCGCTCACAACAGTAAACGTTCAACgtcgacaacaacacaacagccaCCATCATTGCGTGCACCACGTCTGATGCGCACACTTCGCCCCACCACCGTGATGACGCATCCGACAGcgagaacaaaaacaactataGTGCAAACTGGAACACCGGCAGCGTCGAGGCAGCAAACAGCGGCGCGTCGTGCGGCGCCCAACTTCAGTGCCGCCACTGCAGTAACGGCACCGCCATCAGCGCATCGCCCGACTCGCGGCGCTGCGGAGAGCGCGCCGTCTAATGTGCGCCAAAATCGTAGCTTTCTGAGCTCCGCCGCGACACAGAGCATACACAACAACGGTAATGCAGAAGCAGTGGCGCCGCTCGGTAGGAGTGCTGATGTCGgcaagacaaacaaacaaattattgaCAATCGCCAAATAAAGCGTGCCCCATACAAGAGCAACAATAATGcaggccaacaacaacaacagcaacaagtgaGTAACACTGACAATCATCAAAATGCCAACGTCGACAATGTAGCGCGCACGAGCGCTGTCGCAAGCGCAACGAAAGTGCCGCCAACGGCTTCATTGTCGCCATCCGTGACGTCTACACCGAAGACTGCCAGCGCTGGCGGTGCAAGTATAACGTCATCAATCGATGCGAAAGCAAGCGTTGCGATGACGAATCATCACAATCGGCCGCCACTCCAACAGCAACAGCGCCAGTCAAAACAAATCGCCAACTTTGCGGCGCGAACCAATGTGCAACGCGGCGAAACGCCGACACTGCAGACAGACAACAATCTGGCTGGCACGGCGAATTCGACGCGTCTGCCGCAGACACCAAAATC ACCACGCATGATCCATCGTCTAGTAGCGGGGCACATACAAAATGCGGAAGGACGTTCCACCTATCAGGTTTCTGCCATCTCCGCAAACAGCACAATTAGTAATTCAACAACTAACAAGCCCGCATATCAATATGTGCGTACCAAAGGGGGACAATTGGCGATGAGCAGTTCGTATCGTTTAACAAAAGTGAGCACAACGTCGGCGACACCAACTAATACCGCTACAACTACAACGGCGACTCCAACGCATACGAAAACAGATCGCCAGGACTCCACATTGAATGATGAAGACAACACAGATGATGAAGCGTTGTTGGAAGATGATGGTGATTTCGATAATTGGGACAATGGTATATTGCGTCTTAGCGCCGGCTCAGGTAAAGAGAACACAGTTAACTCGAAGAAAAGTAAAGATGAAGCAAAGAAGACACTGTCTGATCAAGTACGTGATGGCAAATATGGTCTTATAGAAAAAGAACTATTCCGACGACCACCCAAAAGACCTGGTGTCATTAGTTACTTGCCGAATAAGGAGACCCCACTCGATAATGAACGCACTTTTGGTGGTCTAAATGAAGAGGATATTTGGTTGGCTGAGGATCATTTGCTTGTAATCAAGGGTGGTAATCTCAATGAGGGCGAACCGGATGAACCGTGGCCGCCTATCGACGATTACGATGCGCCCGGTCGACAAATCAAAATACCACCGAATCCAAAAGTCCCGCCACCATTTCCCGTCCAGCTCGAGGAGAATGGCCCGCTACAGTTTATCGGAAATAATAAATTCACGGTCGTCTATCCGATCGCTAACGAATCGATACCAGTTTATCCCGCCGGCGCGGAAGCCAACTACCCATCCTCCGAAAGTGACAGTGACAACGAGAAGAATCTTCTTACCCGGCCGGGAACGGCTCAAGATGTTGCGCAAGGTGAACCGGGTTACAACTACCCGGAACCCTCACCGCCGTGGCTTTATCACAACCAAACGTTCGTGAATCCGTTCTTGAATAACGCACGGCCAATTACATTCCCAAATCTGGGACCATTCCCCTTAGCACATAACGGTTCGTTGGACAATTCAAATGGCACTGATTATTTCGACGAAGATGATCCCTCATTGTATTATCCACCTGCATATACTTTCGTCTATAAAAGTAACTACTCAAATCCAGTACCACCAGGTCCATTAGTGCCAGGAATTGTATTACCACCACCAGCCAATCAATTTAGTCGTTTGGAGAAACCAGAAAAGGTACATACGCCTTCAAGACAGCGCGGTTATGGCACACCTTCGACGTCTACCAGCACATCAACCACAACTACAAGCACTAGCACCACTTCAACAACCACCACCTCAACCACAACCGAAGCGCCCTACCGGCAAAAAGTTATCACAAAAATACATCAATATTCTCCCAAGACGATTATCATTACACCGGAGCCACCACGTGTTGTTCAACATGTACAACCGAGCAAACCATCACCACCACCGGCACCCACACCGACTGCCTCGCCACCGGAAATCATTCAAGCCATACCTGTGCCCGTGGCAGTACACATACCCATCTTTCCATCCCACAAATATCCGCAATCACGTCCAAATGCCATCGCTTATGAAGCCACCACACCGCGTAATAACCAGGAAACGCTCTTGAAATCCAACCCCATCTACTATGAATACTTTGAGGCTAAACGTCAGCCTAATGGTGTTACTACAAATGTTATCGATGATTTCCTCTCCACCACCGAAAAGCCGGTATTGGCTAAGCCAATAAAATTGTACGCGACCAGCAAGCGACCCTTCAAATCCCAGCCGCAAAACCAACGCAACTTCTTACCGCCACAGCTGCAGCCACAACGCCAATATTTGCCACAAGATGTGGTCTACATCACACCAAAACCGGAGGCAGTGCGTTACAAGCGACCACCACAAGTGCCGATCGAGCCAACCGTCTACAAACCACGTCCGCTGGAGAACTTTGAAGAGGAGGTGAATGCGATACGCGAAACGCTGCGTTACTACCAAAATCAACAGCTACGTGACAACAACATACCACGCACACCAAAAGCCAAACCCATTTACGAGTACAATTTCGATGCGACAAAGAATTTAGAGCCGGCGCAACCCACTGCGGGCGCTGAAGATTTCCAACCACCAGCGGAATATGATGAAGCGCCGTTCAAACCGATGGTCACCTACAGTCCACCGGTGGATGATGAGAATTCATTCCACGCCATCAATATAGAGAAGGCGAatgcacagcaacaacagcaacaggagCAATAtgtagaacaacaacagcaggagCAATActcgcaacaacagcaacaaccgcgTTATCAGTCCACCACCACACTCGTGCCAATACAACCCGATACGCCCTATCAGCAAATACCGCAAGGCCGTGTGAAGAAATTACGCTTGGGCGCGAAATACTTGCAACAAACACCACTTCTACCCGAATACCGCTCGGCCGAGCCAGAACTGCGTTCATATCCAGGCAACCAACGCACACATGTCACCACGCAAGCGCCATGGGTTTCATTGAGTCAACAACAAGAGCTGAATGAGTACGCGCAACCGCCACAGTATCAGCGCATTGAGCGTCCCCCACCAGCCTTCTCACCGAAACAACGCGGCTTCAACGGCTACTACTATGGCGGTCCGACGCTGCATGCGCGCCAAAATAATCGCTTCTACGAAGAGCCCTTCCAACAGCGGCGCGTCATTAATTACCGACaaccaccgccaccgccgcaGCCCAATTatccgcagcagcagcagcaacaaacgcTGTGGAGTTTAGAGAATGATACATATGTGAATTATGCACCGAATCGGCCGCCGCTCAATCCGGACGCGGAATATATAAACCCCTATCAACCAGCGCCTTTTCCGGCGCAATTGCAGCGTTATacggcgcaacaacaacagcaacaacacggtCCAGCACTTTCGCATCAATCGCAATACTATGCGCcaccacaactacaacaacaacaacagcagcagcaacaacaattgccgcCACCCCGCCAATACCAACAACCACAAATTCCACTGCATCGTGACATATTGGTGAACTACCGCCAGCCATTGCCGCCCATCAATCCCGACAGTGAATACATTTCACATCCACAAGTGGTGCGGCCACAAGCCTACTCACCGCCGCCCATATATCGATCGAACGCTGGGTTTCAGCGTCTGCCGCCGCAATTGACGGCGACGGGCGAACAGGATGGACTCTATTACATCGCGCCGAAATATCGACGTTCCAATAATAGCAATGGCAATGGCAGAAGCAATCatgaaaatagcaacaacaacaacaacagcaataatgaaaacaaaaataacaatgaagcggacagcagcggcagcagcaacagccagGGTAGTCAAAGTCGTGGCGACGACGCAGgcaaaacgaatgcacaaaacACAAATGCGAAAACGTCAACGCCAACACGCAGCAATAACGGTAATATTAATCACTAA
- the LOC105215436 gene encoding adhesive plaque matrix protein isoform X2: MKSLTLQFIALLPLLSLLLLLLLTQHGPHMVDAAAEGERTTSAHNSKRSTSTTTQQPPSLRAPRLMRTLRPTTVMTHPTARTKTTIVQTGTPAASRQQTAARRAAPNFSAATAVTAPPSAHRPTRGAAESAPSNVRQNRSFLSSAATQSIHNNGNAEAVAPLGRSADVGKTNKQIIDNRQIKRAPYKSNNNAGQQQQQQQVSNTDNHQNANVDNVARTSAVASATKVPPTASLSPSVTSTPKTASAGGASITSSIDAKASVAMTNHHNRPPLQQQQRQSKQIANFAARTNVQRGETPTLQTDNNLAGTANSTRLPQTPKSPRMIHRLVAGHIQNAEGRSTYQVSAISANSTISNSTTNKPAYQYVRTKGGQLAMSSSYRLTKVSTTSATPTNTATTTTATPTHTKTDRQDSTLNDEDNTDDEALLEDDGDFDNWDNGILRLSAGSGKENTVNSKKSKDEAKKTLSDQVRDGKYGLIEKELFRRPPKRPGVISYLPNKETPLDNERTFGGLNEEDIWLAEDHLLVIKGGNLNEGEPDEPWPPIDDYDAPGRQIKIPPNPKVPPPFPVQLEENGPLQFIGNNKFTVVYPIANESIPVYPAGAEANYPSSESDSDNEKNLLTRPGTAQDVAQGEPGYNYPEPSPPWLYHNQTFVNPFLNNARPITFPNLGPFPLAHNGSLDNSNGTDYFDEDDPSLYYPPAYTFVYKSNYSNPVPPGPLVPGIVLPPPANQFSRLEKPEKVHTPSRQRGYGTPSTSTSTSTTTTSTSTTSTTTTSTTTEAPYRQKVITKIHQYSPKTIIITPEPPRVVQHVQPSKPSPPPAPTPTASPPEIIQAIPVPVAVHIPIFPSHKYPQSRPNAIAYEATTPRNNQETLLKSNPIYYEYFEAKRQPNGVTTNVIDDFLSTTEKPVLAKPIKLYATSKRPFKSQPQNQRNFLPPQLQPQRQYLPQDVVYITPKPEAVRYKRPPQVPIEPTVYKPRPLENFEEEVNAIRETLRYYQNQQLRDNNIPRTPKAKPIYEYNFDATKNLEPAQPTAGAEDFQPPAEYDEAPFKPMVTYSPPVDDENSFHAINIEKANAQQQQQQEQYVEQQQQEQYSQQQQQPRYQSTTTLVPIQPDTPYQQIPQGRVKKLRLGAKYLQQTPLLPEYRSAEPELRSYPGNQRTHVTTQAPWVSLSQQQELNEYAQPPQYQRIERPPPAFSPKQRGFNGYYYGGPTLHARQNNRFYEEPFQQRRVINYRQPPPPPQPNYPQQQQQQTLWSLENDTYVNYAPNRPPLNPDAEYINPYQPAPFPAQLQRYTAQQQQQQHGPALSHQSQYYAPPQLQQQQQQQQQQLPPPRQYQQPQIPLHRDILVNYRQPLPPINPDSEYISHPQVVRPQAYSPPPIYRSNAGFQRLPPQLTATGEQDGLYYIAPKYRRSNNSNGNGRSNHENSNNNNNSNNENKNNNEADSSGSSNSQGSQSRGDDAGKTNAQNTNAKTSTPTRSNNGNINH, from the exons ATGAAGTCGTTGACCTTGCAGTTCATCGCGTTACTTCCGCtgctgtcgctgttgttgttgttgctactaacACAACACGGCCCACATATGGTTGATGCAGCGGCGGAAGGGGAGCGCACAACTTCCGCTCACAACAGTAAACGTTCAACgtcgacaacaacacaacagccaCCATCATTGCGTGCACCACGTCTGATGCGCACACTTCGCCCCACCACCGTGATGACGCATCCGACAGcgagaacaaaaacaactataGTGCAAACTGGAACACCGGCAGCGTCGAGGCAGCAAACAGCGGCGCGTCGTGCGGCGCCCAACTTCAGTGCCGCCACTGCAGTAACGGCACCGCCATCAGCGCATCGCCCGACTCGCGGCGCTGCGGAGAGCGCGCCGTCTAATGTGCGCCAAAATCGTAGCTTTCTGAGCTCCGCCGCGACACAGAGCATACACAACAACGGTAATGCAGAAGCAGTGGCGCCGCTCGGTAGGAGTGCTGATGTCGgcaagacaaacaaacaaattattgaCAATCGCCAAATAAAGCGTGCCCCATACAAGAGCAACAATAATGcaggccaacaacaacaacagcaacaagtgaGTAACACTGACAATCATCAAAATGCCAACGTCGACAATGTAGCGCGCACGAGCGCTGTCGCAAGCGCAACGAAAGTGCCGCCAACGGCTTCATTGTCGCCATCCGTGACGTCTACACCGAAGACTGCCAGCGCTGGCGGTGCAAGTATAACGTCATCAATCGATGCGAAAGCAAGCGTTGCGATGACGAATCATCACAATCGGCCGCCACTCCAACAGCAACAGCGCCAGTCAAAACAAATCGCCAACTTTGCGGCGCGAACCAATGTGCAACGCGGCGAAACGCCGACACTGCAGACAGACAACAATCTGGCTGGCACGGCGAATTCGACGCGTCTGCCGCAGACACCAAAATC ACCACGCATGATCCATCGTCTAGTAGCGGGGCACATACAAAATGCGGAAGGACGTTCCACCTATCAGGTTTCTGCCATCTCCGCAAACAGCACAATTAGTAATTCAACAACTAACAAGCCCGCATATCAATATGTGCGTACCAAAGGGGGACAATTGGCGATGAGCAGTTCGTATCGTTTAACAAAAGTGAGCACAACGTCGGCGACACCAACTAATACCGCTACAACTACAACGGCGACTCCAACGCATACGAAAACAGATCGCCAGGACTCCACATTGAATGATGAAGACAACACAGATGATGAAGCGTTGTTGGAAGATGATGGTGATTTCGATAATTGGGACAATGGTATATTGCGTCTTAGCGCCGGCTCAGGTAAAGAGAACACAGTTAACTCGAAGAAAAGTAAAGATGAAGCAAAGAAGACACTGTCTGATCAAGTACGTGATGGCAAATATGGTCTTATAGAAAAAGAACTATTCCGACGACCACCCAAAAGACCTGGTGTCATTAGTTACTTGCCGAATAAGGAGACCCCACTCGATAATGAACGCACTTTTGGTGGTCTAAATGAAGAGGATATTTGGTTGGCTGAGGATCATTTGCTTGTAATCAAGGGTGGTAATCTCAATGAGGGCGAACCGGATGAACCGTGGCCGCCTATCGACGATTACGATGCGCCCGGTCGACAAATCAAAATACCACCGAATCCAAAAGTCCCGCCACCATTTCCCGTCCAGCTCGAGGAGAATGGCCCGCTACAGTTTATCGGAAATAATAAATTCACGGTCGTCTATCCGATCGCTAACGAATCGATACCAGTTTATCCCGCCGGCGCGGAAGCCAACTACCCATCCTCCGAAAGTGACAGTGACAACGAGAAGAATCTTCTTACCCGGCCGGGAACGGCTCAAGATGTTGCGCAAGGTGAACCGGGTTACAACTACCCGGAACCCTCACCGCCGTGGCTTTATCACAACCAAACGTTCGTGAATCCGTTCTTGAATAACGCACGGCCAATTACATTCCCAAATCTGGGACCATTCCCCTTAGCACATAACGGTTCGTTGGACAATTCAAATGGCACTGATTATTTCGACGAAGATGATCCCTCATTGTATTATCCACCTGCATATACTTTCGTCTATAAAAGTAACTACTCAAATCCAGTACCACCAGGTCCATTAGTGCCAGGAATTGTATTACCACCACCAGCCAATCAATTTAGTCGTTTGGAGAAACCAGAAAAGGTACATACGCCTTCAAGACAGCGCGGTTATGGCACACCTTCGACGTCTACCAGCACATCAACCACAACTACAAGCACTAGCACCACTTCAACAACCACCACCTCAACCACAACCGAAGCGCCCTACCGGCAAAAAGTTATCACAAAAATACATCAATATTCTCCCAAGACGATTATCATTACACCGGAGCCACCACGTGTTGTTCAACATGTACAACCGAGCAAACCATCACCACCACCGGCACCCACACCGACTGCCTCGCCACCGGAAATCATTCAAGCCATACCTGTGCCCGTGGCAGTACACATACCCATCTTTCCATCCCACAAATATCCGCAATCACGTCCAAATGCCATCGCTTATGAAGCCACCACACCGCGTAATAACCAGGAAACGCTCTTGAAATCCAACCCCATCTACTATGAATACTTTGAGGCTAAACGTCAGCCTAATGGTGTTACTACAAATGTTATCGATGATTTCCTCTCCACCACCGAAAAGCCGGTATTGGCTAAGCCAATAAAATTGTACGCGACCAGCAAGCGACCCTTCAAATCCCAGCCGCAAAACCAACGCAACTTCTTACCGCCACAGCTGCAGCCACAACGCCAATATTTGCCACAAGATGTGGTCTACATCACACCAAAACCGGAGGCAGTGCGTTACAAGCGACCACCACAAGTGCCGATCGAGCCAACCGTCTACAAACCACGTCCGCTGGAGAACTTTGAAGAGGAGGTGAATGCGATACGCGAAACGCTGCGTTACTACCAAAATCAACAGCTACGTGACAACAACATACCACGCACACCAAAAGCCAAACCCATTTACGAGTACAATTTCGATGCGACAAAGAATTTAGAGCCGGCGCAACCCACTGCGGGCGCTGAAGATTTCCAACCACCAGCGGAATATGATGAAGCGCCGTTCAAACCGATGGTCACCTACAGTCCACCGGTGGATGATGAGAATTCATTCCACGCCATCAATATAGAGAAGGCGAatgcacagcaacaacagcaacaggagCAATAtgtagaacaacaacagcaggagCAATActcgcaacaacagcaacaaccgcgTTATCAGTCCACCACCACACTCGTGCCAATACAACCCGATACGCCCTATCAGCAAATACCGCAAGGCCGTGTGAAGAAATTACGCTTGGGCGCGAAATACTTGCAACAAACACCACTTCTACCCGAATACCGCTCGGCCGAGCCAGAACTGCGTTCATATCCAGGCAACCAACGCACACATGTCACCACGCAAGCGCCATGGGTTTCATTGAGTCAACAACAAGAGCTGAATGAGTACGCGCAACCGCCACAGTATCAGCGCATTGAGCGTCCCCCACCAGCCTTCTCACCGAAACAACGCGGCTTCAACGGCTACTACTATGGCGGTCCGACGCTGCATGCGCGCCAAAATAATCGCTTCTACGAAGAGCCCTTCCAACAGCGGCGCGTCATTAATTACCGACaaccaccgccaccgccgcaGCCCAATTatccgcagcagcagcagcaacaaacgcTGTGGAGTTTAGAGAATGATACATATGTGAATTATGCACCGAATCGGCCGCCGCTCAATCCGGACGCGGAATATATAAACCCCTATCAACCAGCGCCTTTTCCGGCGCAATTGCAGCGTTATacggcgcaacaacaacagcaacaacacggtCCAGCACTTTCGCATCAATCGCAATACTATGCGCcaccacaactacaacaacaacaacagcagcagcaacaacaattgccgcCACCCCGCCAATACCAACAACCACAAATTCCACTGCATCGTGACATATTGGTGAACTACCGCCAGCCATTGCCGCCCATCAATCCCGACAGTGAATACATTTCACATCCACAAGTGGTGCGGCCACAAGCCTACTCACCGCCGCCCATATATCGATCGAACGCTGGGTTTCAGCGTCTGCCGCCGCAATTGACGGCGACGGGCGAACAGGATGGACTCTATTACATCGCGCCGAAATATCGACGTTCCAATAATAGCAATGGCAATGGCAGAAGCAATCatgaaaatagcaacaacaacaacaacagcaataatgaaaacaaaaataacaatgaagcggacagcagcggcagcagcaacagccagGGTAGTCAAAGTCGTGGCGACGACGCAGgcaaaacgaatgcacaaaacACAAATGCGAAAACGTCAACGCCAACACGCAGCAATAACGGTAATATTAATCACTAA